A single Oryctolagus cuniculus chromosome 18, mOryCun1.1, whole genome shotgun sequence DNA region contains:
- the LOC138846788 gene encoding collagen, type I, alpha 1b-like produces the protein MTPASHPCAEPSPGGSTSAEGRRLLQQRTAPDPPGWGRAAPNLTPSWEPAGSARRPPFQAGVGGGRVLSEKQSGRAEARGRGGQQGPNARVHHVRRGRAGSPNQDAGACVLDTANLFCLEKGARRVHFFFFFFFFAPGPRWQVRDLSGTRADGDSGPRGFSGWDGSWGARRDPSGAGWRGPQNARNTSPGPPQSHPHTTLPRRRFCPRSPGHGSVAAAPGAPNPPRAYRACALRSHRLASAEAAAASSCRSHGVSNRSPLPLQPPFPPFRSSRPSRPGWGVGGTSAWNHGRAGAEEGSWAGDGACALGRSWAGGREGVFLEAFGPPACCCACVLIPREAECCFSLRP, from the exons ATGACGCCAGCGTCTCATCCGTGCGCCGAGCCGAgccccggcggctccacttccgct GAAGGCAGGCGTCTTCTGCAGCAGAGAACAGCCCCGGACCCAccgggctggggcagggcggcCCCCAACCTCACGCCCTCCTGGGAACCGGCCGGAAGTGCGCGCCGCCCCCCGTttcaggcaggggtggggggcggccgAGTGCTGTCTGAAAAGCAGTCCGGGCGAGCAGAGGCCAGGGGTCGGGGAGGGCAACAAGGCCCGAATGCCCGCGTCCACCACGTGCGGCGAGGCCGAGCAGGGTCCCCTAACCAGGACGCGGGCGCCTGTGTTCTGGATACAGCGAACTTATTCTGTTTAGAGAAAGGAGCCCggagagttcatttttttttttttttttttttttttgccccggGGCCCCGCTGGCAGGTCCGGGACCTGAGTGGAACGCGGGCTGACGGTGACTCCGGGCCACGCGGCTTCTCGGGGTGGGACGGCAGTTGGGGGGCACGGAGAGATCCGAGTGGGGCCGGCTGGAGAGGACCCCAAAACGCACGCAACACG TCCCCCGGGCCGCCTCAGTCCCATCCGCACACCACGCTGCCGCGCCGCCGCTTCTGCCCGCGCAGCCCCGGCCATGGCTCTGTAGCCGCTGCCCCAGGTGCCCCCAACCCGCCCCGCGCTTACCGCGCCTGCGCCCTCCGCTCCCACCGTCTCGCTTCAGCcgaggccgccgccgcctcttCTTGCCGCAGCCATGGAGTGAGTAACCGCTCGCCCCTCCCTCTCCAACCGCCCTTCCCGCCCTTTCGCAGCTCGCGGCCCTCACGAccgggctggggggtgggggggacgtcAGCGTGGAATCACGGTCGCGCAGGCGCAGAAGAGGGAAGCTGGGCGGGCGACGGCGCATGCGCActcggccggagctgggccggggggagggagggtgttTTTCTAGAGGCTTTCGGGCCGCCCGCGTGCTGTTGCGCCTGCGTACTAATCCCCAGAGAAGCTGAGTGTTGTTTTTCTCTCCGTCCCTGA
- the ATF5 gene encoding cyclic AMP-dependent transcription factor ATF-5, translated as MSLLATLGLELDRALLPASGLGWLVDYGKLPLAPAPLGPYEVLGGALEGGLPGGGEPLAGDGFSDWMTERVDFTALLPLEPTVPPGALPPPSPSAPDLEAMASLLKKELEQMEDFFLEAPLLPAPSPPPPALPLPVPSFDLPQPPALDTLDLLAIYCRGEAGQGDSGLVPPPPPPQTPPPPPAPRPAPYPSPATARGDRKQKKRDQNKSAALRYRQRKRAEGEALEGECQGLEARNRELRERAESVEREIQYVKDLLIEVYKARSQRGRSS; from the exons ATGTCACTGCTGGCgaccctggggctggagctggacaggGCCCTGCTCCCAGCTAGCGGGCTGGGCTGGCTCGTCGACTATGGGAAGCTCCCCCTGGCCCCCGCCCCCCTGGGCCCCTATGAGGTCCTGGGGGGAGCCCTGGAGGGCGGGCTTCCAGGGGGAGGAGAGCCCTTGGCAG GGGACGGCTTCTCGGACTGGATGACGGAGCGGGTAGACTTCACCGCCCTCCTCCCTCTGGAGCCCACCGTGCCCCCAGgcgccctgcccccgccctccccctccGCCCCTGACCTGGAAGCCATGGCCTCCCTGCTCAAGAAGGAGCTggagcagatggaggacttcttcCTCGAGGCCCCGCTgctcccggccccctccccgccgccgcccgccctccccctccccgtccccagctttgacctcccccagccccctgccctggaCACCCTGGACTTGCTGGCCATCTACTGCCGCGGCGAGGCCGGCCAGGGGGATTCGGGCTtggtgcccccgcccccgccgccgcagaccccgcccccgcccccagcccctcgcccGGCCCCTTACCCCAGTCCTGCCACGGCCCGAGGGGACCGCAAGCAGAAGAAGAGAGACCAGAACAAGTCCGCGGCTCTGAGGTACCGGCAGAGGAAGCGGGCAGAGGgcgaggccctggagggcgagtgCCAGGGGCTGGAGGCGCGGAACCGGGAGCTGAGGGAGCGGGCCGAGTCGGTGGAGAGGGAGATCCAGTACGTCAAGGACCTGCTCATCGAGGTGTACAAGGCGCGGAGCCAGAGGGGCCGCAGCAGctag